The window AACttctttccttttccttttcttccGTGTTCTTTATACTCTTGTACTTTGTTGATATCTAGCGTAAACATGTCTTTATACTTGATGTTTGGTGGATTGGAGCAACAACAACACGAGCATCCGCTTGAACTTGTTGATTTGCAACCAAATTATCCGTGGTACAAAgaatatgaagaagatgatgatgatgacgacgacgaATATACAGAATGGGACTTTTGTAGTCCATGTAATCTATGTGggaaaaatatttatttgtacCAACGATATTATTACAAATGTAGTCGCAATTCATGTGACTTCTTTCTCCACAAATGGTGTGGAGAGCTTTCCAAAAGGATAAGTCTTAGATCACATTCTGATCGTTGTTTTGATGGTACTAGGACTTTCAATCAGAGTGGGTGGTACTATGTTATCTGTGATATTTGCAAAATTTTTAAGGAACACGAAAAGATTTATGGATGTGGTAAATGTAAAATGGGTGTGCATGTAAAGTGTGTCATTACATCAATAGAAAATCGAATCATTTATCATCCAAGCCACCCACACCCGCTAGTTCGTGCTACAACCCATAAACCAATTTCGGACCATTGCGATGCTTGTGGGAAGGAACATATGGGTCACTTGTATCATTGTCCCACATGTTTGGACTTCTCCATCCAAAGTGATTGTCTTTTCTTGCCAAAAAAGAAATTTACGACCCTACATACTCACCCACTCATCCTTTCTTATTCATTTCCACTTGAACATCAAAAAGCCGAGTTTTGGCCCAAGTGTAGGATATGCGGTGAAGGTTTTGGCGAGCAGGCTACTCTCTGGATTTATAAATGCGAGAAATGTAGGTATTACGTTCATCTTGATTGCATCAAATCAAAGGAAGACAACTACAATTCTGGTATATATCTATTTTAGTAATTGTTAATTTGTCTTTATTACTTTTGGTTCACCATCAATAATCAATTATCTAGTGTACTGTAATAATTTCGAGTTTTGATATTCATTTCATATTTTTCATGTATTATCATGGATCCGTAGAAAACGGGAAAGATTATGAAGAGAGTGATTATCCTTATAATATCCTCAATCTCCCATTCCGGGATGAAACTGACAGCATACAAAAACaactatttttgaaagaaacCTCAGCTCATGGTAATTTTAAAGATAACCACCGGTTAATCGACAATAAATGTCATCAACACCCACTACGCCTCATCCATAGTCGTAATATTTCAAACCACACATCGTCCAACATCAGTCTACATAACCCGAGGGAAAAGGTTGAACTATTATGTGACGGGTGCGTAAGACCCATCTCGAGTATGCCATTTTTCCAATGCACCCATCATGGTTGCTCGTCGTTTGTTCTCCACGAGTGGTGCACCCGTTTACCCCCTAAGTTGAAAAATCACTTTGCTCATGATCCACAACATACTCTCACTCTCCTACCAAAAGTCCCTGTAGGCTTTGGGGTGTTCAAATGTCATGTTTGCCTGTCTAAGTGTAACGGGTTTGCCTATGGTTGCGAAAGATGTAAAGACTTCTACATTGATGTTACTTGTGGATTCATGCCCGAAGCAATCACACATGAAGCTCACCCAAATCACCTCTTTTTGAGAGTTAAGTATTATGAAGCAAGCCGTTGTTTCGCATGTGCAAATGATATCTATGatacatttacatataaatgTCGCACCTGTAAAGATGTTTATCTACATCCAGAATGTGCTTTGTTATTACCCAAGACAATCACGCACAAGTATGACAGCCACCCCATGAAGTTGAGCTACATGCCAATCGAGAACCACAAGAGTGAATACTTTTGTGAAATTTGTGAGGAGAAATTCGACCCAAAGACATGGTTCTATCACTGTTCTAACAAGTGTGCCCAGTCTCTGCATACCGCATGTGCACCGGTGATACTTCAAAGTGAAAAACAGACTTCAAGGTTTAAATGCGGGGTTTATGGGTATGTGAATATAAAGTTTGGAAGAGTAGTTGATAACATAAAAGGTCACTCACATTCGCTTGTATTTGCTCAAGGGGTCGACGACGATGGAAGATGCGTAAAATGTAGAAAGGAGGCAAGGTATTGGATAATATTTAAATGTTTGGAGTGCAACTATGTAATTCATTACGAATGTGTATTCAAAATACCAGAATATTGACCCGCGTCGCGAGTGACATATAGTTAATGATATGTTATCATTTCATGATATCCTATATcgacaaatgttaataaaaaaagatgttgaaaatgtattaatttgtataatgaTGCAAAATATGTCAAGTTAACGTGTATCATCCTAAAATGGGTTAATTTTACAAACCAAATTTTTTTGTTGAGCACTATCACATTTACAATCActttaatttataaactaataCTACTAAtgtctttatataaaaaaaaaaaaaaaagttttatgattttatatttctataaacaattagtaaaatttaaaatttattgtatTAGGTGATAGTTTAAAACTTAAGATAACCATATTTCTATACGAAGATGATTAAAAACTGAACATAGATTTGACTTATCTTTACATCGGATAACAATATTAGTCATATTTTACAATCTTGTCATGTAGTTTAATGGTTATAtgaataaatacaaattttgttagagtaataaatataaattacaaattatCATAAGGaaatattaacaaaacaaaGGTGTAAAGTTGTATAAACAGCCTTCTGACCGGAAGGGATTTGCCTCCAAACCATCCCCAAAACACTCACACCCCTCGGTTGCatcatagtgcgattatttaaTCAAACAGAGACCATATCATGAATCTCTTCTTATTAACTTTAAAGTGATCGACACGAATTGATCTTGTGGTTTGTCCAAAAGTCAACTTTCATCTTTTAACTATCAAATTAAAAGTCATTGACAATCTTTTATAGGCGAATAATGTTACAGTTTGATCCTTTACGATAACGGACGTCAACCGGAATCTGTTAAGTCCATTACGTACATTCCATATGAGGGTATTGTGGTCATTTTCACCTTTAAAGCCGGCTCGAATCACCTAGTCTTTAATATTTTGAACAGACCAATATGACATAATAAAATGGGCCTATGAGATTTTGCATAGATTGGATGCTggaaaaacaagatagattctACACTGTCTTTAGCTGTTAGATTATGAAAACTATAgaacttaactatataaataaaatccaaaattatGGATTTAACCCTATAACAAATTTCTATTCTATTAATTTATTAGGTTACTTGTATGAGAACATAATTCAAcaataatttgttattttttccatctattagttatttttcttgttaattttatttaattttatatttgtttattaatattctTGCTCTTAGTCAAACCAAAgtagaattttaaaaaaatcggCTATCGCCATTCATTTCAAACTTTGTAAAGAATAAATTGTTTGATACGGAGTATATAACAAGATGACAACAAATGCTTAAAAGTGTTTCTGCTATTAAAGACGACCAATAAATATAAGGGAACAAATACCTTTATCACCGATCCAATTCTCTAGAAAGGACGCAACTTCAGAAAGAGTAAAATACCAAACTTATCATTGATGAACTATTATACGTTATCTTATAGGTTTTATTTCATTGATGAAAGAAACAAAGAATAACGTGACGTCAAGAGCGATATACCACCTGATTATTAAGAAACTTACGAGTCACAACTGTTCAATTGGTTAGATATCAAACGATCTAGTAATAAAGAACGAAAATACCTATGACCGATACACTTGTTTACtgatttaataaacatacatcatgaaaagaaaagatcaaGAATATGAAATCCATGGAGAAGGATGCAATACAAGGGGAGAGTAACTGAAGTTTAATATAATTCAAAAAGTTTGTTGTGTACTTTTATTCATTGTACTCTGTCATGAAAatcttgtaatatttttttgtacATTACTGACATGGTTGTTAATACAATCCAGTTtactaattaaaatttataaaggaGTTTAAGTATAATTGTACAAATCAATGATTCTAAAAAGTGTAGAGACAATTTAGATATTAATAGTAATGTAACCGAAATGAACAAAACACgtacataattaaaaacaaacagTTTGAGAAAGAGTTAAAGAATCATCGGGTAGTTGAAGGAGAACGTCGTAGCTTCTTGGCAACATAGAGCAAATGACTGGTATTTGTGGATGGATAACTTTGGAGTAACTTAAGATTAGCCGTAAAATCACCTGCAAGCAAACGTCTCCTAACAAGAATCAGCATTGCACAGCATACTCGAAGAAGTGTTTCCTGCAATTCAACATTATCTTTCCACATTATTTACATCCTACTCCATAAATCAATACATGCCCTATGATTTTGATTTACATTCTTGTTGACTAATTTAAGGTTTGATTGATTAGCTTCGACTCTAATAGACGGAAGTTGGGTCGGTCAGGGGGATCGAGACTGGTAAATTTTTAGTGCAGATCAAATTGGTTGACTCAGATTGGGTTGACCTGCCAACATTTCCTTCAGTCCATTTTCTGAATTTCTAAGAGCAAGAAGACTTAAAAAACTTGAAGGGGGCAAAAGTAATGGTTTGACTAAGAGCAAGAagattaataaacaaattatggATTTAACGCTATGACAAATTGTTGTTTTTGGTTTTCGCtgcaaacttttttataaatttctaTTCTATTACTTTATAGGGTTACTTGTATGAGAACATAATTCAAcaataatttgttattttttccaTCTCTTAgttatttttcttcttaattatatttaattttatgtttgtttataaatCTTCTTGCTCTTAGTCAAACCAAAGtagaacttttaaaaaattgtctATCGCCATTCATATCAAACTtgcaaaaaaagaaatttaaagtTTGCAAAATTTTTAGACGTATCTACCATTTAACCGGTTTCATTTTAGACACTTATTAAACCCCAACTGActtgatattatataaaataaaagagttaTCATCTGTACTGCAACAGCAACCATCATAGGTGCTGCTGCTCTCACAGAGGAGGGAATTAATGTGTGCATTTAATAAACTTGAAGGGGgcaaaagtttttttctttttttgttaaaaaaactgCAGCACCGATCATTAGTCATTTTCCCATAAATTATAACTTAAATTGACTTGTTTAACATATACTGGTAATGATTGCCGACTATATGTCATATCAACCCACCTGAGGACCTTCTGGGTCGCTTAAGAGTGTGTCCCATATGTGAAGAATTTCTGCGAAATTGAATTCCTGGGTCAATAGAAGTGTGATCCATCTAAATGCATAGAACTGTGGATTGACCTGTCATTACAAAGAATCAGACATGATAAGAAATCCTTATTCAATCCTGGCTGTTCCAAAATCATAATCTACCTGTTTTAGTAAAAAGAGAATTTTAAGATAATTAGATTTGATAATTCCTGGCAAAGTCTTTAAAATTTAACCCAAATGACCCCTTTTTGTAATGGTTTGGGTAACTTGGCCACAAGAAATTTTGGTACAGGGTGTAATTGGACGGAGAGAGTAATACGAAAGTGAGAAACCAACCAAGACAAATTGGGTTAAGATTGGATTCAGTGGGCCGTTAATTTAAATACGGCAGGTggggttttctttttcaatcTTGCTGCACAAAGTGTATATTACAATTCACTTTTACTAACTAGTACAAATTCTGATACAAAAGGTTTGACATATAAACAGATATTATAATTACGCCTATCATATTACatgtttatatagatttttaaattgtagggtGTGCTTGGCAAGAGTCTTTCAAGGCTTTTGAAGCTTTCAAGGGCTGGGGCTTTCTCTTTCAAAAAAAAGCCCAGTTTGGGGGTGTCTTCTAGAAATAAACCCCAGCtccaaaaaatattaaagaagTCCCAAAACAAAGCAGCCCAAAAGAAAGTTGtaaaaaaacccaaatttcTACCTCCAGCACTAATCCCAACTACAATTCTAGCCCGGGATACTTTAGCTAAACATACCCATAAAATGGAAAGAACgtgaaaatatataatcaatgaGTTGAAGCAACTTAACCCACCCATCTAGCCACCTCTGATTAGTATCAAATATCAAGATTTCTTACTTTTGTTGTCAGCTCAAGATGTCTCCATAGCTCTTCATCATGTTCCTTCAAGAGCTGTGAAAGCTTTGAAATTGTTGAACGGATGCCAACGACACTATTGTCAAGTTGCTTACAGAAATTATCTCGGCAACTGCTTAATACctcaacaaaacaaaagaatGTGTCTGCTTCAGCATTCACCTGCACAAGTCATAAGTGGAAATAAAATTTGAGCCAAATGCTTTATAGTATATAGACCATGATGTTGATTgacaaatgaaaattaatatgAGCTTCATTTGCATGAGGCACACTTTAAAAGTGCTTGAGATTATATTCAAAAACCCGGAACTTTAGTGGGCTTGTTTAAAGGGATTGGACTGGATATCAAAAAGTCCCGGAGGCGAGCTTTCACTATTACAAATATCctaattaacaaattaattatttgCAAGAAAATTGTCAAAACCCGAGATGTGTAAACCCGAAATCATCCCCTAAACCAATCATCTTGGCACCTATTCAGCTAACCACCAAAATGAGTAAAGATACATACAATTCTTAAGAGGTCACAATAAAGCAGTGTTGAATGCATAATTGCTATTGTTCTGAgatcagattttttttttttttttttaaaaaaaacatctcACGGTGGATCGTATTCTAGAcattaatcaagaaaatgaCGAAACATTGCAAATATTAAACGTCATTTCCATGTTCCAACAAGAGCTTGAACCtcggaatatatatatatatatataaaggaaaaatATGGCAATTGACAGAAGTAACTCTACTACATGACGAAACTTTATTTCCAAAATAACCATCTCTAACGCTCATTGTAACAATCTGAAAGTAAATTGTTCAGATATAGGTACTCAATTCTGAATATAACTTACATTGCATGTTACTTCAGTGATCTCATAAACAAGCTTACCAAGGTCTGCAAAAAATATGCTATAAAGTTGAAAACAGAAAAGCTACAGGCTTGCCCAGTCTTGGTCCACACACCCTTAATGTCTTCTTTTCTTCTACTTTGGAATAACAAAGGCACACACCCAAGACTGCACGTTTCTGATACACCTAAATAGGACTTGAACCCATACCACCTAACCCTTTTTAGTCATGTATTAAGTCATTTAATGTCTCAAAAGGCAGCAGTTTCACCCACAATACATAAATTCATTACCTCTTTTCCGTTAATTATCACATCAGTCAATACTAACATTGTGAATGCTAGCAATGCGAAACTGAAACGAAAACGTAGATATTTACTTACCGCATAATCCTCATCGGGGTCATTCTTGAACACATAGTACAAGGGAGCCAAAAGTTCATTCATCCCTTGCACATATCTTATACCCGGGTTCAGCTTTGCGTATATAATCAGTATGCTTTTCAAAGCTTCCTGAAAGTACGATACAATTAGATTCAGCTCTTTAACTCTAAATTGTGTGATTTTACATATTCACAACATCAAAAAGACATACTGCTTAATATAATAGACCCGGGCAGTAGGTAAACCCACCAAAAGTGTAATAAGTTTTGATCAATTACCTGATGTGATTTTGCAGAAGCAGAGTCACCAGAGAAAAAGTGCATGTCCGGATGAGTTCGCTTCACATCACGGTCTATCTGTTCAATGATCTCGGTGTCCTACAATCAGCAGAAATATAAACGTTAAGATCGTAAATCATGCAAGGGGAAAGATAAAAAGAATTCTGCATCTAGCCATCTACAAAGCAAGTATTGACAGACTGATCACATGATATATGAATACGCTATGGGCTCGAATTTCTCATGATAGTTCAAGCTATCTGATTTCATATATAACAGAAAAACAGCTAAAACCTAGaatgatattatatttgacACTTTAAAGCACAAACAATAATTACATGATATTAAGCAAAAGAAATTTTTAGCCAATATAATAAGGGTTTATTAGTAAGTTTGGTAGTTCAAAATCTTCTCGTAACAAAACCATAATACTATTTTGGAATAAAATGAGTAACTCTTTTAGTAACTTCTAACAACTTTGAAGAGATAGAGAAAAAAGTAAACTCTTCACACCTAAGTTGAAGAAGTTCCATGCAGTTTACAAATAATAGATATCAAGAGTCAAGATCTAACATACAACAACATTACCAACAGAAAAGAAAAATCATTGCATTGAGCATATGCTGCAGAAGCTCATACCTGAAAGAATTGATTCCAGACACTTGTTTTCCCTAGACTCAGGGGATGCTCCCCCTCAGGTATCTCTGACCTCGAGAGTAAACCCTTCCCCTCACCATTTTGAGAAGATGTAGATTCTTCCAATTCCCTGCTGACTTCTGACTGACTAGGCACAGATACATTCAGGATCCCAAATTTAAAGCAAACAAATACAACTTTAAAAAGCATATAAAGCTAGTATAAACAGTCcatttattttagtttgtatTTGCCCAAGGTTCAGATTCACCTATCCTTTATAACGCACCAGACAATTAATGAAAGAAGTGTTTCATATCAATTATCAAGTACTGTGATTTAACTGGAACTTACTGGATTCTTCAAAAGATCCTCTTTAAAACTCTTGTACTGAGACCTCTTCTTGGCCATTTCGGATGACCAAAGTGCCTTTTCTCTGGGAAGATATGCTAACAACAGCTAAAACAATGATCATGTTAAAGATTAATCTTCCGATTCCACATGCAGCAAGCAATGTAacaatatatagttaaaaaaaaaaaaattggatgcACGGGCTTTAGCGTAAATGCCTAAGTGGGTAAGGCAGATAAATAGATGAAGTTTTCCCTTTTCGGGTTACAAGGGGATGGCGAGGCTTTTTGACTCAAATGTACGTGGACTAAGCTAAGCAGCTTGGTTATAAATATCACAAAGCGCACAAAAGTGACAGGGTTCCTTTTCAAGCGCAAAGAGCGGAAGCGGCAGGATTTTCGTACACCAGATTGACACCCTTTTAAGTAGCAAAAACACCTTTGAGTAGCAAAACTTACCTTCTGTATAAAATTCAGAACTAAAATTCATGTATACATAAAACACCATCACAAAACacctttttttgtttaaaatcgCAAGTTTTTTGGTATAAAGCGACAGGGACTGAGCCTTATGTTTGAGCGTGCCTAAGGCACGAGTTTTGAAACCAAGCTAACCAGGGTATCCCTGTGACTGTTTCCTATGCAACCTAGGGAGGTTTCAAAGCTGAGACCTCTTGTGAGTTGTGAGTAAACAGGACTCCTAACCATCTTCTACGATCCAACACATACTTTCACAATAGTATAATACCATCCTCTACGATTTCATTGCAACAAAATGAAATGAACACTCATATCTTAGACACAGCAAAAAcagaaagaatatatatttcaaatctAACCTTCCATACGGTAGACCGAATACCAGCACCATCTGGAATACCCAGTGAAGCAAGTCTTCGCAGCTCTCCCATATTTATAATCTTCCTTGCAAGCTACAGTACAAAGAAGGAAACAGAAAAAATATTACCGCTAATTCAGCCATTATCATTCAAACTAGCATAACAAATTATAATTAATCAGCATTCTGCTATATAAATCTCCACAAGAATAATAGACGAAACCAAAACTGCTTATAACAGTAACATACCTCACCTTTTTTACCAATTGTTGTAGCATACTAACATAACtatcaataacaataacataattgCATTCTGTTACCAGTCATAACAATAAACTTTTACATTTAGTGGCCCTCGCCAACCAGCCCCACGGCCAATACAGGGATGCAAATCGAACAAGATTTAAATTCTAACCACCACTACATGTTCCCCACCGCTAGCTTACcccttggttttaaaaagcgatAAGCGCACAAAAGCGATAGGGTCCATTTAGGAAGCGCAAAAGCGGCGAGCTTTTCGTACGCAAGGCGCACATTTATGaagaaattttattaattatttatatagtatttataacacataaaataccaaaacaacATCAGTAAGATACTCGTTTAAGTCCGGCTTtgatcaaatttggtatttgaaaagaaattctcaaaagattgttgttctcgttgaggaaaaagaaaaaagagatcaatcttgttgagaaagaagaggtaagaaaaaaaaattacttatttctataaaaaaaatcctcTAGTGTACAAAAAGCTAACGCTTTTTAGCGCTTTTTGGCGCCTAGGCTCACAAAAAAGGCCCAAAAGCGCGCGCTTTCTGTACACCCTGCGCCTTGAGTACCAAAAAGCTCCAAGGCTTGCGCCTAGCGCTTACGCGCGCCTGAGGcgcgctttttaaaaccaaggcTTACCCTCATGGTTTGGCTCAAGTTGTTATCGGGAATAGCAAAAAAAGTGAACTAAATTCCTATTCTAACCAACTTACGCAATCAACATTCTGCCTATACATCAAAAACACTTAACCCCTATTACCTGTCCTTGTATCACACTaccacatatatctatataaaagtAACATAGTAGCATTTGATAAGAATCATAACCGTTTTCAGTTCACGTTCTTATATATCTGTAACAAAATGCAAACTAAATACTATAATCGACTAACAGGTGTGCTAAAACTAACAATGAAATGAAACCGAATATAACAGTATTAGCCTCAAACAATATTCATATTAAACATTACCATTAATCACTCTAATTATTCtaattatatacaaatatatacatatttgagtgcgtgtatatacatatgtatgtgtgtatgtatatgtatatataagtttttattataaCCTCTTGTAAGAGCTGTGCCTGGCGAGAAACGTCTTCAACAGAAGTAGTAGGTGAAGTGTTAATTTCATTATCATCACTACTAGCCAACGGATCATTAACCGGACCGGATTTCAAATTCGGTTCCGCCGGTCTAATTGAACCGGGAGACGGCGGAGATTCAGGCGAATCAGATGACGTAACCGAAGACGGTTTGCGATCGTCGTGCGACGGCGACGGTTGTGATTCTGGTTGAGATTGAGATTGAGACTGTGATGGTGATTTAGGTTGTGGTGGTGGAGATGACCACATGGAATTGTTGAGCCAATCTGGAACTTTtttactactattattattattattattcaccatttttattttattttagggtttgagAATACACACAGTagaggtgt is drawn from Erigeron canadensis isolate Cc75 chromosome 9, C_canadensis_v1, whole genome shotgun sequence and contains these coding sequences:
- the LOC122583489 gene encoding uncharacterized protein LOC122583489, translating into MSLYLMFGGLEQQQHEHPLELVDLQPNYPWYKEYEEDDDDDDDEYTEWDFCSPCNLCGKNIYLYQRYYYKCSRNSCDFFLHKWCGELSKRISLRSHSDRCFDGTRTFNQSGWYYVICDICKIFKEHEKIYGCENGKDYEESDYPYNILNLPFRDETDSIQKQLFLKETSAHGNFKDNHRLIDNKCHQHPLRLIHSRNISNHTSSNISLHNPREKVELLCDGCVRPISSMPFFQCTHHGCSSFVLHEWCTRLPPKLKNHFAHDPQHTLTLLPKVPVGFGVFKCHVCLSKCNGFAYGCERCKDFYIDVTCGFMPEAITHEAHPNHLFLRVKYYEASRCFACANDIYDTFTYKCRTCKDVYLHPECALLLPKTITHKYDSHPMKLSYMPIENHKSEYFCEICEEKFDPKTWFYHCSNKCAQSLHTACAPVILQSEKQTSRFKCGVYGYVNIKFGRVVDNIKGHSHSLVFAQGVDDDGRCVKCRKEAR
- the LOC122581019 gene encoding TBC1 domain family member 13-like, whose translation is MVNNNNNNSSKKVPDWLNNSMWSSPPPQPKSPSQSQSQSQPESQPSPSHDDRKPSSVTSSDSPESPPSPGSIRPAEPNLKSGPVNDPLASSDDNEINTSPTTSVEDVSRQAQLLQELARKIINMGELRRLASLGIPDGAGIRSTVWKLLLAYLPREKALWSSEMAKKRSQYKSFKEDLLKNPSEVSRELEESTSSQNGEGKGLLSRSEIPEGEHPLSLGKTSVWNQFFQDTEIIEQIDRDVKRTHPDMHFFSGDSASAKSHQEALKSILIIYAKLNPGIRYVQGMNELLAPLYYVFKNDPDEDYAVNAEADTFFCFVEVLSSCRDNFCKQLDNSVVGIRSTISKLSQLLKEHDEELWRHLELTTKVNPQFYAFRWITLLLTQEFNFAEILHIWDTLLSDPEGPQETLLRVCCAMLILVRRRLLAGDFTANLKLLQSYPSTNTSHLLYVAKKLRRSPSTTR